In a genomic window of Nodosilinea sp. E11:
- the ebsA gene encoding type IV pilus biogenesis protein EbsA: MTFEAIQPAGKQDISVYMPYYQGNKRNALPYAIALYKQGNLEGERQIEGGESIAFVATWNVSVLPADLTRCRMQFDGDSEFSYEITMATFEFVDFLFDVIVALRQKRSADFSQGFYRKLLRLDE; this comes from the coding sequence TTGACGTTTGAGGCAATTCAGCCCGCAGGTAAGCAAGACATCAGCGTTTACATGCCCTACTACCAGGGCAATAAGCGCAACGCGCTGCCCTACGCCATTGCCCTCTACAAGCAGGGCAACCTGGAGGGAGAACGGCAAATTGAAGGGGGAGAAAGCATTGCCTTTGTGGCCACATGGAACGTGTCAGTGCTGCCAGCAGATTTAACTCGCTGCCGCATGCAGTTTGATGGTGACAGCGAGTTTAGCTACGAGATCACGATGGCGACCTTTGAGTTCGTCGATTTTTTGTTTGATGTCATTGTGGCTTTACGGCAGAAGCGCTCAGCCGATTTCTCTCAGGGGTTTTACCGCAAGCTCTTGCGCCTAGACGAGTAA